From Lolium perenne isolate Kyuss_39 chromosome 5, Kyuss_2.0, whole genome shotgun sequence, a single genomic window includes:
- the LOC127303337 gene encoding F-box/FBD/LRR-repeat protein At2g04230-like — protein MEPIQGFPRRSSEHLGRGGVGEEEVDRISDLDDDLLLLILARLGCVRAAVRTGVLSRRWHGLWTILRHIVISDVPFPSLEAALGHVPRPPPGLSLLDLRVPDKPDAAGVTSLLRAAALLEPKELALAVPWRFFCNSPMLSLQLPADIKFPALETLSLSGCHVRFESFLPWCPLLRVLRLKFHDLAGNHEDINTFMTVHSASLQELSVEAQEVYINTVDLVLPELKHLKVSLRTYGEVNIVSILAPMVENISWQWSYCSIDYGLWRILKLRLQAGERHGEFPSLQIHARITSSVVHDGLKNSTKEIEKHLLTEFTVLEIHLKTKGHCFGAFVFHLLGMNPCFMRTQWLKVIIQRSAN, from the exons ATGGAGCCGATCCAGGGCTTCCCCAGGCGTTCCTCCGAGCATCTGGGCCGAGGCGGCGTTGGAGAGGAAGAGGTGGACCGCATCAGCGACCTAGACGACGACCTGCTCCTCCTCATCCTCGCGCGTCTCGGATGCGTCCGCGCCGCCGTGCGGACTGGCGTCCTCTCCCGTCGGTGGCACGGCCTCTGGACCATCCTCCGGCACATCGTCATCAGTGACGTCCCGTTCCCCTCGCTCGAAGCGGCTCTCGGCCACGTCCCTCGCCCACCTCCGGGTCTTTCCCTCCTTGATCTCCGTGTCCCGGACAAGCCTGACGCCGCCGGCGTCACCTCGCTGTTAAGAGCCGCCGCGCTGCTCGAGCCCAAGGAACTCGCCTTGGCCGTTCCATGGCGCTTTTTTTGTAACTCGCCCATGTTATCCCTCCAGCTGCCGGCCGACATCAAGTTCCCTGCGCTGGAGACATTGTCCCTCTCAGGCTGTCATGTCCGCTTCGAATCCTTCCTCCCCTGGTGTCCCCTCCTGCGCGTGCTCAGGCTAAAGTTTCATGACCTTGCTGGAAACCACGAGGACATCAATACCTTCATGACAGTCCACTCCGCGTCGCTGCAAGAGCTTTCTGTGGAAGCCCAGGAGGTATATATAAATACTGTCGACCTTGTTCTTCCGGAGCTTAAACATTTGAAGGTGTCTCTGAGGACTTACGGTGAGGTCAACATAGTATCTATCTTGGCACCAATGGTGGAGAACATCTCATGGCAATGGTCCTATTGCTCCATTGACTATGGTCTTTGGCGAATTCTCAAGTTGAGGCTGCAGGCAGGAGAGAGACATGGAGAGTTCCCTTCGCTGCAAATTCACGCCCGTATT ACCTCCTCCGTTGTTCATGATGGATTAAAGAACTCTACGAAAGAGATAGAGAAGCATCTGCTCACAGAGTTCACTGTTTTGGAGATACATCTCAAAACAAAGGGGCATTGTTTTGGAGCATTCGTGTTTCATCTACTTGGGATGAATCCATGTTTTATGAGGACGCAGTGGCTTAAAGTCATCATACAGAGATCAGCG AATTAA